AAGTCGAGCCGTATCCGGAGCTGCTGCGCATTCACGGCCTGGATGCCGCCGCCGTGCACGCCGCCGCCCGTAAGCTGATGAAATAGAACGCCTCAGATCGCACCCACGGCTTCGAGCCACTCCAGCGCAAACAGCCACGGGCCGTGGCCGGAGGCGAGGTTGATGTGCCCGGCACCGGGGATGATGCGGGTGCCCACCCCGAGCTTATGCGCGATATCTTCCAATTCCTCGGACGTGGAGAGTTCGTCATTGTCGCCGCCGACCAGAAGGGTGCGGGCGGCAAGCGGTGCCCACACCTCTCGCCGGCACGGCGGGGGAAGGAAACTGTCGACCGGCCCGAAGAGCAAGTAGGGCGATGGGGGTGCGGCGAGGAGTGCGGCCTGTGCCCCGAAAAGGCCACGCTCAGTGAACAGATGGTCCACGGCCCAGCAGCCCAGCGAGTGACAAACGAAGGTGATCGGTGCACCGGCTGCGGCGGAAGCGACATCGGCGAGCGTGGCCACCCACTGGTCCTTCTGTGGTGCCGCCGGTGCCGGAAGATCAGGAAAGACAACAGGCACTCCGCGCTGCCGCAGTTCCTCCTCGAGCCAGCGCTGCCAGTGCCCCGGCCCCGAACCGTCGTAGCCGTGTACGATGATGATCATCAGTGCGAGTGCTTCGCATGGTCACCGGGGTCCCGCAAGCAGGCAGGCATGGGCACGGTTGCGCCCCTCTGTGCTC
The genomic region above belongs to Candidatus Binatia bacterium and contains:
- a CDS encoding alpha/beta fold hydrolase, which translates into the protein MIIIVHGYDGSGPGHWQRWLEEELRQRGVPVVFPDLPAPAAPQKDQWVATLADVASAAAGAPITFVCHSLGCWAVDHLFTERGLFGAQAALLAAPPSPYLLFGPVDSFLPPPCRREVWAPLAARTLLVGGDNDELSTSEELEDIAHKLGVGTRIIPGAGHINLASGHGPWLFALEWLEAVGAI